Proteins encoded by one window of Candidatus Nitrosocosmicus hydrocola:
- a CDS encoding DUF2795 domain-containing protein: MEPENRDQIPTNEGPESQTGKMINEQNATEGQRKEVNVENYAVVSEIGQLLKDLDFPADKNKILTFVQSQQLSQNKEKILDALNNLQAKSYTSVSDVTTSAGLVHQ, encoded by the coding sequence ATGGAACCAGAAAATAGAGATCAAATTCCGACAAATGAAGGACCAGAAAGCCAAACAGGCAAAATGATTAACGAACAAAATGCTACCGAAGGTCAAAGAAAAGAAGTCAATGTTGAAAACTATGCCGTGGTATCAGAGATTGGACAATTGTTAAAAGATTTGGATTTTCCAGCAGACAAAAATAAAATTCTCACTTTTGTACAAAGCCAACAATTATCTCAAAATAAAGAAAAGATTTTAGATGCATTAAATAATTTGCAAGCTAAATCATACACTAGTGTTTCTGATGTGACCACATCAGCAGGATTAGTCCACCAATAA
- a CDS encoding cupin domain-containing protein: MGSIHTFNLKTIKPQAVCNGGTRTMVYKNNFSILKDMAFYLLELDQEGVREPHWHPNAAELSYCLSGSALVTIFSPGARHDTFTVKEGDIVYVPRGYLHHIENINQGETKFAIAFNHEMPEDIGLSGSTGSISNNILGVTFGVESEYFENFKKSNHDLIITSKSNLKNTTFTNQQIPNYHKFNLKAFPPEVQTKGGMISLGNADSFEILKGLACYLLTLKPKGIREPHWHPNAAELDYVIKGRARMTIFSPGDNVDTFEVGVNDIVFIPPGYFHYIENLNSNEDMQFAVFFNDERPEDIGISGAFGVYSNEVLASLFKVESKVLDSLPKYQEDRFVVAAGGGGGGG; this comes from the coding sequence ATGGGATCGATTCATACTTTTAATCTTAAAACTATCAAACCACAAGCAGTTTGTAATGGTGGTACGCGAACCATGGTATACAAAAATAATTTCTCCATATTGAAGGACATGGCATTTTACTTGTTGGAACTTGACCAAGAAGGTGTCAGAGAACCACATTGGCATCCGAATGCTGCTGAGCTCAGCTATTGCCTGTCAGGAAGTGCTCTTGTAACTATCTTCAGCCCAGGTGCAAGACATGATACATTTACTGTAAAAGAAGGCGATATTGTATATGTTCCAAGAGGCTATCTTCACCATATAGAGAACATCAATCAAGGGGAAACTAAATTCGCGATTGCATTTAACCATGAAATGCCAGAAGATATTGGATTATCTGGCTCAACGGGTTCTATCTCTAACAATATTTTGGGAGTAACATTTGGAGTTGAATCTGAATATTTTGAGAATTTTAAGAAATCTAATCACGATCTAATTATAACGTCCAAATCTAACTTAAAAAATACCACATTTACTAACCAACAGATACCCAATTATCATAAATTCAATCTCAAGGCTTTTCCACCTGAGGTACAAACAAAAGGTGGCATGATTTCTCTAGGTAACGCAGATAGTTTTGAAATTCTCAAGGGTCTTGCGTGTTATCTTCTGACACTAAAGCCAAAAGGCATAAGGGAGCCACACTGGCATCCAAACGCAGCTGAATTAGATTATGTCATCAAGGGACGGGCCCGTATGACCATTTTTAGTCCAGGTGACAATGTAGATACCTTTGAAGTTGGAGTTAACGATATTGTATTTATCCCGCCAGGATACTTTCATTATATAGAAAACCTAAATTCCAATGAAGATATGCAATTTGCAGTGTTCTTTAACGATGAACGGCCAGAAGATATTGGCATTTCTGGAGCCTTTGGAGTGTATTCAAACGAGGTTTTGGCATCTTTATTCAAGGTAGAATCAAAAGTCCTTGATTCACTACCAAAATACCAAGAAGACCGTTTCGTAGTAGCTGCTGGTGGTGGTGGTGGTGGTGGCTAA